Proteins found in one Lonchura striata isolate bLonStr1 chromosome 25, bLonStr1.mat, whole genome shotgun sequence genomic segment:
- the FZD2 gene encoding frizzled-2, whose translation MGPPGVLPALAWLLAWLSVPAPSRAQLHGEKGISIPDHGFCQPISIPLCTDIAYNQTIMPNLLGHTNQEDAGLEVHQFYPLVKVQCSLELKFFLCSMYAPVCTVLEQAIPPCRSICERARQGCEALMNKFGFQWPERLRCENFPRHGAEQICVGQNHSEDGSSPALLTSATPLAGQGTPGAPRYATLDHPFHCPRALKVPSYLNYKFLGEKDCAAPCEPTRPDGHMFFNEDEIRFARIWILIWSVLCCASTFFTVTTYLVDMQRFRYPERPIIFLSGCYTMVSVAYIAGFVLEERVVCNERFQEDGYRTVVQGTKKEGCTILFMMLYFFSMASSIWWVILSLTWFLAAGMKWGHEAIEANSQYFHLAAWAVPAVKTITILAMGQIDGDLLSGVCFVGLNNIDPLRGFVLAPLFVYLFIGTSFLLAGFVSLFRIRTIMKHGGTKTEKLERLMVRIGVFSVLYTVPATIVIACYFYEQAFREHWERSWISQNCKSLAIPCPLHFTPRMTPDFTVYMIKYLMTLIVGITSGFWIWSGKTLHSWRKFYTRLTNSKQGETTV comes from the coding sequence ATGGGCCCCCCCGGCGTGCTGCCcgccctggcctggctgctggcgTGGCTGAGCGTGCCGGCGCCGAGCCGGGCCCAGCTGCACGGCGAGAAGGGCATCTCCATCCCCGACCACGGCTTCTGCCAGCCCATCTCCATCCCGCTCTGCACCGACATCGCCTACAACCAGACCATCATGCCCAACCTGCTGGGTCACACCAACCAGGAGGACGCGGGGCTGGAGGTCCACCAGTTCTACCCGCTGGTGAAGGTGCAGTGCTCGCTGGAGCTGAAGTTCTTCCTGTGCTCCATGTACGCGCCGGTGTGCACGGTGCTGGAGCAGGCCATCCCGCCGTGCCGCTCCATCTGCGAGCGGGCGCGCCAGGGCTGCGAAGCCCTCATGAACAAATTTGGCTTCCAGTGGCCGGAGCGGTTGCGATGTGAGAACTTCCCCCGGCATGGCGCCGAGCAGATCTGTGTGGGGCAGAACCACTCGGAGGACGgcagctccccagcactgctgaccAGTGCCACGCCACTGGCCGGCCAGGGCACCCCTGGCGCCCCTCGCTATGCCACCCTCGACCACCCCTTCCACTGCCCGCGGGCGCTGAAGGTGCCCAGCTACCTCAACTACAAGTTCCTGGGGGAGAAGGACTGCGCGGCGCCCTGCGAGCCCACCCGTCCCGACGGCCACATGTTCTTCAACGAGGACGAGATCCGCTTCGCCCGCATCTGGATCCTCATCTGGTCTGTCCTGTGCTGTGCCTCCACCTTCTTCACCGTCACCACCTACCTGGTGGACATGCAGCGCTTCCGCTACCCCGAGCGACCCATCATCTTCCTCTCAGGGTGCTACACCATGGTGTCGGTGGCCTACATTGCTGGCTTCGTGCTGGAGGAGAGGGTGGTCTGCAACGAGCGTTTCCAGGAGGACGGCTACCGCACCGTGGTGCAGGGCACCAAGAAGGAGGGCTGCACCATCCTCTTCATGATGCTCTACTTCTTCAGCATGGCCAGCTCCATCTGGTGGGTCATCCTCTCCCTCACCTGGTTCCTGGCCGCCGGCATGAAGTGGGGCCACGAGGCCATTGAGGCCAACTCCCAGTACTTCCACTTGGccgcctgggcagtgccagcggTCAAAACCATCACCATCCTGGCCATGGGGCAGATCGACGGGGACCTGCTGAGCGGCGTCTGCTTCGTGGGCCTCAACAACATCGATCCTCTGCGAGGCTTCGTGCTGGCCCCGCTCTTCGTCTACCTCTTCATCGGCACCTCCTTCCTCCTGGCCGGCTTCGTCTCCCTCTTCCGCATCCGCACCATCATGAAACACGGCGGCACCAAGACGGAGAAGCTGGAGCGGCTCATGGTTCGCATCGGGGTCTTCAGCGTCCTCTACACCGTCCCGGCCACCATCGTCATCGCCTGCTACTTCTACGAGCAGGCGTTCCGCGAGCACTGGGAGCGCAGCTGGATCAGCCAGAACTGCAAGAGCTTGGCCATCCCCTGCCCGCTGCACTTCACCCCCCGCATGACCCCCGACTTCACCGTCTACATGATCAAGTATCTCATGACTCTGATCGTGGGCATCACCTCCGGGTTCTGGATATGGTCGGGCAAAACCCTACACTCCTGGAGGAAGTTCTACACTCGGCTCACCAACAGCAAGCAGGGCGAGACCACGGTGTga